The DNA sequence CCCAGCGCCAGGGTCGCGGTCACGAAGGACGCATTGGGCAGGCCCTTGATCCAGTCGCCCATGGCCGTAGGCAGCAGTTCGGGCATCACGAAGTACCACAGGAACATCTGCACCAGCAGCGGAATGTTGCGGAACAGTTCCACGTAGCCATTGGCGATGCGTACGACCCAGGGTTTGGTGGTGGTACGCAGGGTACCGAAGATGGTGCCCAGGATCAGTGCCATGATCCAGGCGCAGGCGGCCGTAGCCAGGGTCCATTTCAGGCCCGCCAGCAGCGTATCGATATAAGGGATTCCATCGGGAGACATCTCCCAGAAAATCCCCCAGTTCCAGTTGTAATGCATAAATACCCTCGTCTGTGGTTCGAATCTGTATCGAGTCGTTTATCGATCGGGCGCGTTCACCAGGCCAATGCCGCGCCACTTATTTTTGATAGAGGGCCGAAGCACCACTGCCTTGCCCGCAGGCAAGCGTGGCAACGTCGGCTAAACAAAACGGGGGACTGGCCCCCGTTTCGTCAGATTGCACCAGGCAATGCCGATTACTTCTTCTTGCCCAGGTTCTTCTGGGCTTCCGGCACCACAGCGTAGGCCGCCGGATCGTAGGAATCGGTCGGTTTGGCCAGCACGGCCTGCAGTTGCGGGCTCATCGGCACGTTCAGGTTGACACCCTTGGGCGGGATCGGCGACTGGAACCACTTGGCGTAGATCTTCTTGATGTCGTCGCCCTTGTAGACCACGGTCAGCGCATCATCGACCACCTTCTTGAAGTCCTTGTCACCCTTGGGCAGGATCAGGCCATACGGCTCCACCGACAGGGCTTCCGCCGACACCTGGTAGTCGCCAGGCGCCTTGGAATTGGCGGCCAGCGAGGACAGCAGGATGTCGTCCATCACGAAGGCAGCGGCACGGCCGGTTTCCACCATCAGGAAGGCTTCGGCGTGATCCTTGGCAGCCAGGATGTTCATGCCCAGATTGCGTTCGGCATTCAGTGCGGTGATCTGCTTCAGGTTGGAAGTGCCCGAGGTCGAGACCACGGTCTTGCCCTTCAGGTCTTCCAGGGTCTTCAGGTTGGCCGACTTCTTGGACAGGAATTTGTTGGCGGTCACGAACTCGGTCACCGAGAAGGCCACCTGGTTCCAGCGCTCCTGATTGTTGGTCGCGGAGTCGCAGGAAATGTCAGTGGTACCGTTGGCAATGAGCGGAATACGGGTAGCCGAAGTCACCGGCACCATCTTGATGTTCAGCGAGGTCAGGCCCAGCTTCTTCTGGATGGCGGTCGCGGCCTTCAAGCACAGGTCGATCGAGTAGCCTTGATAGGACTGCTTGTCGTCCAGATAGGAGAAGGGAATCGACGAATCACGCACGCCCAGTGTCAGGGTGCCGGAGTCCTTGATCTTCTTCAGACGGCCGGTGAATTCTTC is a window from the Herbaspirillum rubrisubalbicans genome containing:
- a CDS encoding amino acid ABC transporter substrate-binding protein, which gives rise to MKLLKLAGVLVGASVLMSSVHAEEFTGRLKKIKDSGTLTLGVRDSSIPFSYLDDKQSYQGYSIDLCLKAATAIQKKLGLTSLNIKMVPVTSATRIPLIANGTTDISCDSATNNQERWNQVAFSVTEFVTANKFLSKKSANLKTLEDLKGKTVVSTSGTSNLKQITALNAERNLGMNILAAKDHAEAFLMVETGRAAAFVMDDILLSSLAANSKAPGDYQVSAEALSVEPYGLILPKGDKDFKKVVDDALTVVYKGDDIKKIYAKWFQSPIPPKGVNLNVPMSPQLQAVLAKPTDSYDPAAYAVVPEAQKNLGKKK